The genomic region AGCAGAAGGTGCCCTTCATGGTCATCGCGGGCGACGAGGACATGTCCCACGAGTCCGTGTCCTTCCGCTACCGCGACGGCTCGCAGGAGAACGGCATCCCCTTCGACGAGGCCATCGCGAAGATCCAGAAGGTCGTCGAGGAGCGCGCGCAGGTCTGATCGCACGGCGCTCGGGCCCCCGGGAGATCCCGGGGGCCTTTGCCGTCCCCCCAGCTCGACGCCATATGCTGCACTGCATGACGAGTGAGCCGGAGCAGCAGCTGGGAGTGGGGACGCAGGACGCGTTCCAGCGTCTGTGGACGCCCCATCGGATGGCCTACATCCAGGGTGAGAACAAGCCGACCGGCCCGGGCGCCGGCGACGGCTGCCCCTTCTGCTCGATCCCGGCCAAGTCCGACGAGGACGGACTGGTCGTCAAGCGCGGCGAGCAGGTCTACGCGGTGCTCAACCTGTACCCGTACAACGGCGGGCACCTGATGACCGTGCCCTACCGGCACGTCGCCGACTACACCGACCTCACCGCGGGGGAGACCGCCGAGCTCGGCGAGCTCACGAAGCAGGCGATGACGGCCCTGCGCACCGCCTCGGGCGCCCACGGCTTCAACATCGGCATGAACCAGGGCTCGGTCGCCGGCGCGGGCATCGCGGCGCACCTGCACCAGCACATCGTGCCGAGGTGGGGTGGCGACACGAACTTCATGCCGGTGGTGGGGCACACGCGGGTGCTGCCGCAGCTGCTGGCGGACACGAGGAAGATGCTGGCGGAGGCCTGGCCGACTACCTAGCCTGCGGGCAGTCGTGCCGCTGGGGCGACGGGGCCCCTGTTCGAGCGAACCTGTTCGAGCGAAGCCGAGAACTTGGAGGAGGGTGGGCACAGGCGGCACCCCGCAGCGCCGGGTCGCGCACCCACCCGGCCCCAGCCGAAACGCAGGGCGCCGAAACAACTAGGCGTCGTAGACGTCGGCCTTCTTCGGCGAAGCCTCCTGCACCGCCCCACTGAGCACCGCCGACCTGGAGCCGAACTTCTCCACATCCACCCCGTTCTCCCGCAGCACCTTCAGCGCCGCCGCGTGCACCACACGCAGCACGGGCGTCGCAGCCCGCAGCGCGTCGTCCGCCATGAACCGGTGCCGCCACGGCTGATCCGCCCACGAGTGCCGCAGACCGAACGGCTCCGGAAGCGTCAGGCTGCCGCCGAGCCAGTTCAGCAGCGGCGGGTACCAGGTCAGCGGGGCGCGCGCGGCCAGCCGTACCACCTCGTCGGCGTCGATCAGAGGCAGTTTCACGGTGCGGGTCTCCCAGAAGCGGAGAGCCTTCTGCACCGTCTTCTCCTTGGCCGCGGGCTTCTCGTTGAAGAGGGGGTTGACCGGCCCCAGCGCGTGACCGGTGACCTCGATGCGCAGCGTGTCGTGCAGCACCGTCACCGTGATCAGCATCGTGATGACCAGGTGGCCGTCCCACAGCGTCCACTGCACGCCGAGGTAGTGCCGGTCGCCGCTGCCGAACTGCTGCTTGTTGCAGATGTCCTGGATGGCGTGCGTCCGCACCGTGTACGCGTCGACGTCCGCACCGCTCGGCCGGGACACCTCCGTCGCCTTCTCGCCGATCGGCGTGACGATCCAGTGCGTGATGGACGGCTTGGGGAAGCCGCCGGTGTTGATGGACGTGCGCTCCAGCATGCCCAGGCCGCCCTGGATCGCCACGATGACGTCCCAGCTGCGGAAGGGGTGGAAGTCCTTGCCCGGCTCGGCGGACACCAGCTCCTCGGCCAGCTGCCAGCTGCCCCACCGCGTGCCCATGCCGAGTATGCCCTTGGGCCCGGCGTAGAAGACCGAGTTGGACCGCTGCTCGGCGCCCAGGCGCGCCAGCTCCTTGCGGACCTGCTCGGCCGCGTCGCCGGGGTTGCCCGGGACGGCCTCCGGGATCTTGGCGCCCACGCCGCCGCCCGACAGCAGGCTCGACCAGCGGTCCCGCAGGTCCCGGGCCGTCCGCTCGCAGATCTGCTTGGCCCAGAACCAGCCGACCACCGGCATGACGACCGCCGCGCGCCCGTACAGGGCCCAGAATCCTTCGAACGGCATGCGGATCAGGAACAGCACGGCGAGCGCGCCCACGGCGACCAGCAGGGTCGTGGCGAGGGCGCCGGCGCGCTTGTCCTCGCGCTTGGCCATGGTGGTGCGCAGCGTGAACACCAGCAGCCACACGAGGAATCCCGGCAGGAAGAGCACCCCGCAGATCACCGTGACCGCCGAGAGCCAGTTGTCGCGGTCGCGGCGGATGCGGTGGGCCGCCAGGCAGTGCTCCACGACGACCTGGGGCTCGATGCCGAAGGACTGGATGACCGGCTTGCGCCCGGCGCCCAGCATGCGGTCGACGACGGCGCGGGAGAAGGCCTCGCCGAAGTTCGGGCGGAGGATCTTCGCCCAGGGGCGCGGAGGGGTCACCTTCGACTGGTGCCACTCGTTGTCGGCGTTCAGGATCTTGGTGACCTCGTCGTCCCGGTACGCCGCGGCGGCCAGCGCGTAGGTCGCCGCGGTCTGGCCGCTCGCACCCGCCAGAGGCACCTGGGCCCCCGGGCTGAAGTCGAATCCGTCCGTCACTGCCGCCCCCATCGCTGCCGCTTCCGCATCAAGCGGCCTTCCCGAGTTCCGCGCTCCGCACACCTGTTGATCAGGTCATCAGCGTATCCGCAGGCACCGACATCCGTCGGCGGGCGGTCCTCGAAACCGCCCGCCCGCTCGGAGGGAGCCCCCACGAGGGCCACTTGAGGCCTCCTGGGCCCCAACCAGGAGGTGGTGCACGCCTGTTCAAGGCGGCTCTGTGCTCCTCTTCTAGGAGGCCTTGCGCTCCTCTCCACGGATCCGGTCCGCGACCTGCTGCGGCATCGGCTCGTGCCGTGCGTACCGGCGGCTGAAGCGGGCCGTGCCGTGCGTCATCGACCGCAGGTCGATCGCGTACCGGCCGATCTCGATCTCGGGCACCTCGGCCCGGATCAGGGTGCGCCCGCCGGGCGTCTGCTCGGTGCCGAGCACCCGGCCGCGCCGCCCCGACAGGTCGCTCATCACGGCGCCCACGAAGTCGTCGCCGACCAGCACCGACACCTCGGCCACCGGCTCCAGCAGATGGATCTTCGCGTCGGACGCGGCCTCCCGCAGGGCGAGCGCCCCGGCCGTCTGGAACGCGGCGTCGGAGGAGTCCACCGAGTGCGCCTTGCCGTCCAGGAGGGTCACGCGGACGTCGATGAGCGGATACCCGGCGGCGACTCCCTTGGCGGCCTGGGCCCGCACGCCCTTCTCCACCGACGGGATGAACTGCCGGGGCACCGCACCGCCGACGACCTTGTCCACGAACTCGATGCCCGAGCCGCCCGGCAGCGGCTCCACCTCGATCTCGCAGATGGCGAACTGCCCGTGCCCGCCGGACTGTTTGACGTGCCGGCCGCGCCCGGCCGCCTTGGTCGCGAACGTCTCGCGCAGGGACACCCTGTGCGGTACGACGTCGACCTGGACGCCGTAGCGGCTGCGCAGCCGCTCCAGTGCGACGTCCGCGTGCGCCTCGCCCAGGCACCACAGGACCACCTGGTGGGTGTCCTGGTTCTGTTCCAGCCGCATCGTCGGGTCCTCGGCCACCAGCCGGGCCAGGCCCTGCGAGAGCTTGTCCTCGTCGGGCTTGCTGTGCGCCTGGATGGCCAGCGGCAGCAGCGGGTCGGGCATCTGCCACGGCTCCATGAGCAGCGGGTCGTCCTTGGCGGACAGGGTGTCGCCGGTCTCGGCCCGGCTCAGCTTGGCCACGCAGGCCAGGTCGCCCGCGATGACGTGCGACACCGGGCGCTGCTGTTTGCCGAACGGCGTGGACAGGGCGCCGATCCGCTCGTCGACGTCGTGGTCCTCGTGCCCGCGGTCGGCCAGGCCGTGCCCGGAGACGTGGACCGTCTGGTCGGCGCGCAGCGTGCCGGAGAAGACGCGGATCAGCGACAGCCGGCCGACGTACGGGTCGGAGGAGGTCTTCACGACCTCCGCGACCAGCGGCGCGTCCGGATCGCACGGCTTGAGCTCGCGCGGCTTGCCGTCGATCGTCGTCACCCGGACCGTCTCGTGCTCCAGCGGCGTGGGGAACCCCCGGGTGATCAGTTCCAGCAGCTCCACCGTGCCGAGCCCCTGCCGGGAGCCCTCGGTGGCGGGGGCGGCGGCCAGGACGGGGAAGAAGACCCCGCGTGCGACGGCCCGCTCCAGGTCCTCGATCAGGGTCTTGACGTCGACCGGTTCCCCGCCGAGGTAGCGGTCCATGAGGGTCTCGTCCTCGCTCTCCGAGATGATCCCCTCGATGAGCCGGTTGCGGGCCTCCTCGATCAGCGGCAGCTGGTCCTCGCCCGGCTCCGACTCCTTGCGCTCGCCGGTCGAGTAGTCGAACAGCTTCTGCGACAGCAGCCCGATCAGGCCGGTCACGGGCGCGTGCCCGTCGGGCGCCTGCGGGCCGTGCAGCGGCAGGTAGAGCGGCAGGACCGCGTCGGGGTCGTCCGCGCCGAAGGCCTCCGCGCAGATCCGGGTCATCTCCTCGAAGTCGGCGCGCGCCGCCTCCAGGTGCGTGATGACGATGGCCCGGGGCATGCCCACGGCCGCGCACTCCTCCCACACCATGCGGGTCGAGCCGTCCACGCCGTCCGAGGCCGAGACGACGAAGAGGGCCGCGTCCGCCGCGCGCAGACCGGCCCTGAGCTCACCGACGAAGTCGGCGTATCCGGGGGTGTCGAGGAGATTGACCTTGATCCCGTCCCACTCGACGGGCACCAGGGAGAGCTGCACCGAGCGCTGCTGCCGGTGCTCGATCTCGTCGTAGTCGGAGACGGTGCCGCCGTCCTCCACACGGCCCGCCCGGTTCACTGCCCCCGCCGTGAGCGCGAGGGCCTCCACCAACGTGGTCTTGCCCGATCCGGAGTGGCCGACCAGCACCACATTCCGTACGGACTGGGGGTGGTCGGCCGCCTGTGCCCTGCCGGCGGCCCCAGGGTGTGTCTGTGCCTTGTCGCCCATGATCCTGCCTCCCGTGCACGGTGAGGTCACTGTGGGCGCGGACACGCGGAATCCGCGTGCGGTGCGGCTCCGGCGACGCCCGCGGTTATTCGACCTTCCCACTCCCGTCACGGTGCGTCCATACGAAGGACGTGATCGCGCCCCGCCCCGCGCACCGGTGCGCCGTGACACGGGCCTCGGGTCCCGCCCGTCGCCCGCACGCGCGCGTGGCTACGATGGGCCAGCCGGTGGCCAGCAGGGGCCAGACGGCGACACCGACCCTCGGGAAGGCCATGCTGAACAAGTACGCGCGTGCATTCTTCACGCGTGTTCTCACACCGTTCGCCGCGTTTCTGATCCGGCGGGGCGTCAGCCCCGACACCGTCACGCTCATCGGCACCGCCGGTGTGGTCGCGGGCGCGCTGGTCTTCTACCCCATGGGCGAGTTCTTCTGGGGCACGGTCGTGATCACGCTGTTCGTGTTCTCCGACCTGGTCGACGGCAACATGGCCCGCCAGCTCGGCCGCTCCAGCCGCTGGGGCGCCTTCCTGGACTCCACGCTCGACCGGGTCGCCGACGGCGCGATCTTCGGCGGCTTCATCCTCTGGTACGCCGGCGGGGGCGACGACCTCGTCCTGTGCGCCGTCTCGATCTTCTGCCTGGCCAGCGGCCAGGTGGTGTCGTACACCAAGGCCCGCGGCGAGTCGATCGGCCTGCCGGTCGCCGTCAACGGGCTGGTCGAGCGGGCCGAGCGGCTGGTGATCTCCCTGGTCGCGGCCGGCCTCGCGGGCCTGCACGCGTTCGGTGTCCCGGGCATCCAGTACCTGCTGCCGGTCGCCCTGTGGATCGTCGCCGTGGGCAGCCTCGTCACGCTCATCCAGCGGGTCGTCACGGTCCGTCGCGAGTCCGCGGAGGCCGAGGCCGCGGCGGCCGCGCAGGACGACGCAGCGCAGGACAATGAGGGCAAGCAGCAGAACGCCTCCCACGGGAGCGAGGCGGCCACGTGAGCGCACAGGACCGGCTGACGGACGCGCTGTACGGACTCGGCTGGAGCACCGTCAAGAAGCTCCCCGAGCCGGTCGCCGTACGGCTCGGGCAGAGCATCGCCGACCTCGCCTGGAAGCAGCGCGGCAAGGGCGTGCAGCGCCTGGAGAGCAACTACGCGCGCGTGGTGCCCGGTGCGAGCCCCGAGCGCCTCGCCGAGCTCTCGCGCGCGGGCATGCGGTCGTATCTGCGCTACTGGATGGAGTCCTTCCGCCTCCCCGCCTGGAGCGAGGAACGGATCACGAGCGGCTTCGACCCCAAGGGCCTGCACCACCTGACCGATGGCCTGGCCGCAGGCAAGGGCGTCGTACTCGCCCTGCCCCACCTGGCCAACTGGGACCTCGCCGGCGCCTGGGTCACCACGAAGCTGGGCATCCCGTTCACGACGGTCGCCGAGCGTCTGAAGCCGGAGACGCTGTACGACCGGTTCGTCGCCTACCGCGAGGGCCTCGGCATGGAGGTCCTGCCGCACAGCGGCGGCACCGCCTTCGGCACCCTGGCCCGGCGGCTGCGCGACGGCGGCCTGGTCTGCCTGGTCGCCGACCGCGACCTGTCCGCCTCCGGCGTCGAGGTCGGCTTCTTCGGCGACACGGCCCGGATGCCGGCCGGACCGGCCCTGCTCGCCCAGCAGACGGGCGCCCAGCTGCTTCCCGTCACCCTCTGGTACGACGACTCGCCCGTGATGCGCGGCCGTGTCCACCCGCCCGTCGAGGTGCCCGAATCAGGCACGCGCGCCGAGAAGACGTCTGTCATGACACAGGCGCTGGCCGACGCCTTCGCCACGGGGATCGCCGACCATCCGGAGGACTGGCACATGCTGCAGCGCTTGTGGCTCGCGGACCTCGACCCGGCGAAGGGGTCATCGTGAGGATCGGCATCGTCTGCCCGTACTCCTGGGACGTACCGGGCGGCGTCCAGTTCCACATCCGGGACCTGGCCGAGTACTTCATCCGTCTCGGCCACGAGGTGTCCGTCCTCGCCCCGGCCGACGACGACACGCCCCTGCCGCCGTACGTCGTCTCGGCCGGACGCGCGGTGCCGGTGCCGTACAACGGCTCGGTGGCCCGGCTCAACTTCGGCTTCCTGAGCGCCGCCCGGGTGCGCCGCTGGCTGCACGACGGCGCGTTCGACGTCATCCACATCCACGAGCCGACCTCGCCCTCGCTCGGCCTGCTGACCTGCTGGGCCGCCCAGGGACCGATCGTCGCCACGTTCCACACGTCCAACCCGCGCTCCCGGGCCATGATCGCCGCGTACGCCATCCTGCAGGCCGCCCTGGAGAAGATCAGCGCGCGGATCGCGGTGAGCGAGTACGCCCGCCGCACGCTGGTGGAGCACCTCGGCGGGGACGCCGTCGTGATCCCGAACGGCGTAGACGTCGACTTCTTCGCCAAGGCCGAGCCCAAGGCCGAGTGGCAGGGCGAGACGATCGGCTTCATAGGGCGTATCGACGAGCCCCGCAAGGGCCTGCCCGTGCTGATGAAGGCCCTGCCGAAGATCCTCGCCGCACGCCCGCGGACCCGGCTGCTGGTCGCCGGGCGCGGTGACGAGGAGGAGGCGGTGGAGACACTGCCCGCCGAGCTGCGCTCCCGCGTCGAGTTCCTCGGCATGGTCAGCGACGAGGACAAGGCCCGCTTCCTGCGCAGCGTCGACCTGTACGTCGCGCCCAACACCGGCGGCGAGAGCTTCGGGATCATCCTGGTCGAGGCCATGTCCGCCGGAGCCCCCGTCCTCGCCTCCGACCTGGACGCCTTCGCCCAGGTCCTGGACCGGGGAGAGGCCGGGGAGCTGTTCCCCAACGAGGACGCCGACGCCCTGGCGGACGCGGCCGTACGCCTGCTGGACGACCCGGGCCGCCGCGCGGAACTGCGCGAGCGGGGCAGCGCCCACGTACGGCGCTTCGACTGGTCGACCGTCGGCGCGGACATCCTGTCCGTCTACGAGACGGTGACGGCGGGCGCGGCGGCGGTGGCCGAGGACGAGCGGACGAGCGGGCTGTGGGGGCGGCTCGGGCTGGCCCGGGACTGACCGGGACCGACCGGGCACCCGGCCGTGTGCGCAGGCACCGGTAGCCTCTGGGCCGTGACCGCAACCCTCATCTGGATCCTCGTCGCCCTCGTGGTGATCGGCCTGTACCTGAGCTGGACGGCCGGGCGGCTGGACCGGCTGCACGCGCGCATCGACGCGGCGCGCGCCGCACTCGACGCACAGCTGCTGCGCCGCGCCTCCGTCGCCCAGGAACTGGCCACCTCCGGGGTGCTCGACCCGGCCGCCTCGATCGTCCTCTACGAGGCCGCGCACGCCGCCCGTCAGGCGGTGGAGGAGCAGCGGGAGGTCGCCGAGAGCGAACTGAGCCAGGCGTTGCGGGCCGTGTTCGGGGAGGTCCAGCAGGTGGAGGCGGTGCGGGAGGCGCCCGGAGGCGAGGAGGCCGCCGAGGAACTCGCGCAGGCGGTGCGGCGGGTCCCGATGGCCCGCCGCTTCCACAACGACGCCGTACGGGCCGCCCGTGCCCTGCGCCGGCACCGCAAGGTCCGCTGGTTCCGGCTGGCGGGCCACGCCCCGTTCCCCCTGGCCTTCGAAATGGACGACGAGCCTCCGGCGGCCCTGGCGGACCGGGCCGCCTGAGCCCCCGTTCACGCGCCGTTCCCCGGCCGTCCGCCGGAAAAGGATCCACAGCGTTCCCATTGGCCCTTGCTGTGGCCTGGTCCCCTCACGTTTCCTCAGTGCTGCAGAAATCCCCTTTCCGCTAGCGAGGTCACCCGTGTCCACCACGTCCCCCAACTCCCAGGCCCCCGAGACCGGCACCGCCCGTGTGAAGCGCGGTATGGCCGAACAGCTCAAGGGCGGCGTCATCATGGACGTCGTCACGCCGGAGCAGGCGAAGATCGCCGAGGACGCGGGCGCCGTCGCCGTCATGGCCCTGGAGCGGGTCCCGGCCGACATCCGCAAGGACGGCGGCGTGGCCCGCATGTCCGACCCGGACATGATCGAGGGCATCATCGACGCCGTCTCGATCCCGGTCATGGCCAAGTCCCGCATCGGCCACTTCGTCGAGGCCCAGGTGCTGCAGTCCCTCGGCGTCGACTACATCGACGAGTCCGAGGTCCTCACCCCGGCCGACGAGGTCAACCACTCCGACAAGTGGGCCTTCACCACGCCGTTCGTCTGCGGCGCCACCAACCTGGGCGAGGCCCTGCGCCGCATCGCCGAGGGTGCCGCGATGATCCGCTCCAAGGGCGAGGCCGGCACCGGCAACGTCGTCGAGGCCGTCCGCCACCTGCGCCAGATCAAGAACGAGATCGCCAAGCTGCGCGGCTTCGACAACAACGAGCTGTACGCCGCCGCCAAGGAGCTGCGCGCCCCCTACGAGCTCGTCAAGGAGGTCTCAGAGCTCGGCAAGCTGCCGGTCGTGCTGTTCTCCGCGGGCGGCGTCGCCACCCCGGCCGACGCGGCCCTGATGCGCCAGCTCGGCGCCGAGGGCGTCTTCGTCGGCTCCGGCATCTTCAAGTCCGGCGACCCGGCCAAGCGCGCCGCCGCCATCGTGAAGGCCACCACCTTCTACGACGACCCGAAGATCATCGCCGACGCGTCCCGCAACCTCGGCGAGGCCATGGTCGGCATCAACTGCGACACCCTCCCCGAGGCCGAGCGCTACGCCAACCGCGGCTGGTAACCCCCATGAGCACTCCTGTCATAGGCGTCCTGGCCCTCCAGGGCGACGTACGGGAGCACCTCGTCGCCCTGGCCGCGGCCGACGCCGTGGCCAGGCCGGTGCGGCGCCCCGAAGAACTCGCCGAGGCGGACGGCCTCGTCATCCCCGGCGGCGAGTCCACCACCATCTCCAAGCTGGCCGTCCTGTTCGGCCTGATGGAGCCGCTCCGCGCACGGGTGCGGGCCGGCCTGCCCGTCTACGGCACCTGCGCCGGCATGATCATGCTCGCCGACAAGATCCTCGACCCGCGCTCGGGCCAGGAGACCGTCGGTGGCATCGACATGATCGTGCGCCGCAACGCCTTCGGCCGGCAGAACGAGTCCTTCGAGGCGGCCGTCGACGTCAAGGGCGTCGAGGGCGATCCGGTGGAGGGTGTCTTCATCCGCGCCCCCTGGGTCGAGTCCGTCGGCGCCCGGGCCGAGGTGCTCGCCGAGTACGACGGCCACATCGTCGCGGTGCGTCAGGGCAACGCCCTGGCCACCTCGTTCCACCCGGAACTGACCGGCGACCACCGTGTGCACGCCCTGTTCGTCGACATGGTGAGGGCGAACCGGACAGCCGAGTCCTTGTAGGATTCCTGCGTTCGTTGCTGAGATGGGTTACGCGAAGGAGACAGGCAGATGTCCGGCCACTCTAAATGGGCCACGACGAAGCACAAGAAGGCCGTCATCGATGCCAAGCGCGGCAAGCTCTTCGCGAAGCTGATCAAGAACATCGAGGTGGCGGCCCGGATGGGCGGCGCCGACCCCGAGGGCAACCCGACGCTCTACGACGCCATCCAGAAGGCGAAGAAGTCGTCGGTCCCCAACAAGAACATCGACTCGGCGGTCAAGCGCGGCGCGGGCCTGGAGGCCGGCGGCGCCGACTACGAGACGATCATGTACGAGGGTTACGGCCCGAACGGTGTCGCGGTGCTCATCGAGTGCCTCACCGACAACCGCAACCGCGCCGCCTCCGAGGTCCGTGTCGCCATGACCCGCAACGGCGGCTCCATGGCCGACCCGGGTTCGGTGTCGTACCTGTTCAACCGCAAGGGCGTCGTGATCGTCCCCAAGGGCGAGCTGACCGAGGACGACGTCCTGGCCGCCGTGCTCGACGCGGGTGCCGAGGAGGTCAACGACCTCGGCGAGACCTTCGAGGTCCTCAGCGAGGCCACGGACCTGGTC from Streptomyces chartreusis NRRL 3882 harbors:
- a CDS encoding membrane protein → MTATLIWILVALVVIGLYLSWTAGRLDRLHARIDAARAALDAQLLRRASVAQELATSGVLDPAASIVLYEAAHAARQAVEEQREVAESELSQALRAVFGEVQQVEAVREAPGGEEAAEELAQAVRRVPMARRFHNDAVRAARALRRHRKVRWFRLAGHAPFPLAFEMDDEPPAALADRAA
- a CDS encoding HIT family protein, which encodes MLHCMTSEPEQQLGVGTQDAFQRLWTPHRMAYIQGENKPTGPGAGDGCPFCSIPAKSDEDGLVVKRGEQVYAVLNLYPYNGGHLMTVPYRHVADYTDLTAGETAELGELTKQAMTALRTASGAHGFNIGMNQGSVAGAGIAAHLHQHIVPRWGGDTNFMPVVGHTRVLPQLLADTRKMLAEAWPTT
- a CDS encoding YebC/PmpR family DNA-binding transcriptional regulator; the protein is MSGHSKWATTKHKKAVIDAKRGKLFAKLIKNIEVAARMGGADPEGNPTLYDAIQKAKKSSVPNKNIDSAVKRGAGLEAGGADYETIMYEGYGPNGVAVLIECLTDNRNRAASEVRVAMTRNGGSMADPGSVSYLFNRKGVVIVPKGELTEDDVLAAVLDAGAEEVNDLGETFEVLSEATDLVAVRTALQDAGIDYDSADANFVPTMQVELDEEGAKKIFKLIDALEDSDDVQNVFANFDVSDEVMEKVGA
- the pdxT gene encoding pyridoxal 5'-phosphate synthase glutaminase subunit PdxT, with product MSTPVIGVLALQGDVREHLVALAAADAVARPVRRPEELAEADGLVIPGGESTTISKLAVLFGLMEPLRARVRAGLPVYGTCAGMIMLADKILDPRSGQETVGGIDMIVRRNAFGRQNESFEAAVDVKGVEGDPVEGVFIRAPWVESVGARAEVLAEYDGHIVAVRQGNALATSFHPELTGDHRVHALFVDMVRANRTAESL
- a CDS encoding glycosyltransferase family 4 protein translates to MRIGIVCPYSWDVPGGVQFHIRDLAEYFIRLGHEVSVLAPADDDTPLPPYVVSAGRAVPVPYNGSVARLNFGFLSAARVRRWLHDGAFDVIHIHEPTSPSLGLLTCWAAQGPIVATFHTSNPRSRAMIAAYAILQAALEKISARIAVSEYARRTLVEHLGGDAVVIPNGVDVDFFAKAEPKAEWQGETIGFIGRIDEPRKGLPVLMKALPKILAARPRTRLLVAGRGDEEEAVETLPAELRSRVEFLGMVSDEDKARFLRSVDLYVAPNTGGESFGIILVEAMSAGAPVLASDLDAFAQVLDRGEAGELFPNEDADALADAAVRLLDDPGRRAELRERGSAHVRRFDWSTVGADILSVYETVTAGAAAVAEDERTSGLWGRLGLARD
- a CDS encoding phosphatidylinositol mannoside acyltransferase, translated to MSAQDRLTDALYGLGWSTVKKLPEPVAVRLGQSIADLAWKQRGKGVQRLESNYARVVPGASPERLAELSRAGMRSYLRYWMESFRLPAWSEERITSGFDPKGLHHLTDGLAAGKGVVLALPHLANWDLAGAWVTTKLGIPFTTVAERLKPETLYDRFVAYREGLGMEVLPHSGGTAFGTLARRLRDGGLVCLVADRDLSASGVEVGFFGDTARMPAGPALLAQQTGAQLLPVTLWYDDSPVMRGRVHPPVEVPESGTRAEKTSVMTQALADAFATGIADHPEDWHMLQRLWLADLDPAKGSS
- the pdxS gene encoding pyridoxal 5'-phosphate synthase lyase subunit PdxS produces the protein MSTTSPNSQAPETGTARVKRGMAEQLKGGVIMDVVTPEQAKIAEDAGAVAVMALERVPADIRKDGGVARMSDPDMIEGIIDAVSIPVMAKSRIGHFVEAQVLQSLGVDYIDESEVLTPADEVNHSDKWAFTTPFVCGATNLGEALRRIAEGAAMIRSKGEAGTGNVVEAVRHLRQIKNEIAKLRGFDNNELYAAAKELRAPYELVKEVSELGKLPVVLFSAGGVATPADAALMRQLGAEGVFVGSGIFKSGDPAKRAAAIVKATTFYDDPKIIADASRNLGEAMVGINCDTLPEAERYANRGW
- a CDS encoding elongation factor G-like protein EF-G2 — translated: MGDKAQTHPGAAGRAQAADHPQSVRNVVLVGHSGSGKTTLVEALALTAGAVNRAGRVEDGGTVSDYDEIEHRQQRSVQLSLVPVEWDGIKVNLLDTPGYADFVGELRAGLRAADAALFVVSASDGVDGSTRMVWEECAAVGMPRAIVITHLEAARADFEEMTRICAEAFGADDPDAVLPLYLPLHGPQAPDGHAPVTGLIGLLSQKLFDYSTGERKESEPGEDQLPLIEEARNRLIEGIISESEDETLMDRYLGGEPVDVKTLIEDLERAVARGVFFPVLAAAPATEGSRQGLGTVELLELITRGFPTPLEHETVRVTTIDGKPRELKPCDPDAPLVAEVVKTSSDPYVGRLSLIRVFSGTLRADQTVHVSGHGLADRGHEDHDVDERIGALSTPFGKQQRPVSHVIAGDLACVAKLSRAETGDTLSAKDDPLLMEPWQMPDPLLPLAIQAHSKPDEDKLSQGLARLVAEDPTMRLEQNQDTHQVVLWCLGEAHADVALERLRSRYGVQVDVVPHRVSLRETFATKAAGRGRHVKQSGGHGQFAICEIEVEPLPGGSGIEFVDKVVGGAVPRQFIPSVEKGVRAQAAKGVAAGYPLIDVRVTLLDGKAHSVDSSDAAFQTAGALALREAASDAKIHLLEPVAEVSVLVGDDFVGAVMSDLSGRRGRVLGTEQTPGGRTLIRAEVPEIEIGRYAIDLRSMTHGTARFSRRYARHEPMPQQVADRIRGEERKAS
- the pgsA gene encoding phosphatidylinositol phosphate synthase codes for the protein MGQPVASRGQTATPTLGKAMLNKYARAFFTRVLTPFAAFLIRRGVSPDTVTLIGTAGVVAGALVFYPMGEFFWGTVVITLFVFSDLVDGNMARQLGRSSRWGAFLDSTLDRVADGAIFGGFILWYAGGGDDLVLCAVSIFCLASGQVVSYTKARGESIGLPVAVNGLVERAERLVISLVAAGLAGLHAFGVPGIQYLLPVALWIVAVGSLVTLIQRVVTVRRESAEAEAAAAAQDDAAQDNEGKQQNASHGSEAAT
- a CDS encoding membrane protein — its product is MGAAVTDGFDFSPGAQVPLAGASGQTAATYALAAAAYRDDEVTKILNADNEWHQSKVTPPRPWAKILRPNFGEAFSRAVVDRMLGAGRKPVIQSFGIEPQVVVEHCLAAHRIRRDRDNWLSAVTVICGVLFLPGFLVWLLVFTLRTTMAKREDKRAGALATTLLVAVGALAVLFLIRMPFEGFWALYGRAAVVMPVVGWFWAKQICERTARDLRDRWSSLLSGGGVGAKIPEAVPGNPGDAAEQVRKELARLGAEQRSNSVFYAGPKGILGMGTRWGSWQLAEELVSAEPGKDFHPFRSWDVIVAIQGGLGMLERTSINTGGFPKPSITHWIVTPIGEKATEVSRPSGADVDAYTVRTHAIQDICNKQQFGSGDRHYLGVQWTLWDGHLVITMLITVTVLHDTLRIEVTGHALGPVNPLFNEKPAAKEKTVQKALRFWETRTVKLPLIDADEVVRLAARAPLTWYPPLLNWLGGSLTLPEPFGLRHSWADQPWRHRFMADDALRAATPVLRVVHAAALKVLRENGVDVEKFGSRSAVLSGAVQEASPKKADVYDA